Proteins from a genomic interval of Spirochaetota bacterium:
- a CDS encoding glutamate-ammonia-ligase adenylyltransferase, with product MESRPSFDSLRSALSGIDPGFAEWYLGAFSDSYYSSFGEPEITRHCATLAGLSAGTPVFLDAREDSLGISMTVIGYDHPGVLSMITGVLSAMGFQTVSGRIFSSSRAAPLPSGRRVIIDRFRGALAGAIYSPLWIADVRRHVAGFFALLERGDDESAVRARRYVNELVADSLPSRLGAPEIFYPISVEMFPIQAPSTLMRVTGQDTPYFLYALTGALGLQGIEIEEVVIETSEGEATDEITFVDTAGGSVIGTRKQDEITFTTLLAKQFTYFLAAAPDPFEALVRFELLLADITGLPGREDWRALIADPRFMKDLAKLLGASTFLWEDVVRLQYETVLPLLGGGPDRAFACPLGQIDSRLAEVMDGRRDYAEKIAALNEFKDREIFLIDLDHLLNAGRDFRSFAEHLTELAEAVIRAAVGAAFRELAALYGDPRTVAGLEAQYAVMALGKMGGAALGYASDLELMIVYSDAGETNGGTPVPNTEYFERMVQMLVAAVRAKREGIFEIDLRLRPYGGDGPLAVSLDAFCRYYGLRGDARSWERLSLVRMRCIGGDRSFGARLERLRDEFIYGGGSIDIGEIHRLRERQFKELAGLRPNAKYTPGALADLEYAVQLLQVRFGWQNPALRTPRIHSALAGLARCGVLTADEGDEIGEAYDFLRRLINGLRMLRGNARDLFLPAPGSLEYGHVARRMGYGFADGLSAAQQLHVDFDTHTALVRAFITRHFGTEGLLISGEGTIADLVVAGSDSPGIDAVAVLARYGFQNSKRAMENLKRLSGRAGDRGRFTRLSVLAADFMRQSADPDMALNNWERFTEAIGDPAAHFRSMSSQPRKLELLAGIFAASQFLADILIGNPDFLDWTLDPNNLYRPLSKDALVRELSGGPGSRGIDDEWRARIRRVKRREILRIGTRDICLGMPLDDIVSDLSILADAFVEASVARSARLPGWALRSDYSVIALGKLGGAELNYSSDIDLLLVVDREGEAAEEAALMERLIDDLSRQTGDGYAYRVDIRLRPHGSAGPMASGIGALEEYYGRIASLWELQALIKARSVAGNERAGRAFVDRVRPIVAARRRGEEIAQSIARMRDLAELGQNRGLSHGFDVKNGIGGIRDIEFAVQGLQLAALWEYPELYQGNTRKALALLRDRGLISAGEAGQLDEGYTLLRSIEHCLQLFEDRQVHALPLDAAELSGLARRVSRGGESATVFLDRVEKCSRGIRDIYNRTLHRISEDRLGASI from the coding sequence TTCTCGATGCGCGCGAGGATTCCCTCGGGATTTCCATGACGGTTATCGGGTACGATCATCCGGGGGTCCTGTCCATGATCACGGGCGTTCTCTCGGCCATGGGATTTCAGACCGTATCGGGCAGGATATTTTCTTCGAGCCGCGCGGCGCCGCTGCCGTCCGGGCGGCGGGTCATTATCGACCGATTCAGGGGCGCGCTGGCGGGCGCTATCTATTCCCCGCTCTGGATCGCCGATGTGCGCAGGCACGTGGCCGGATTTTTCGCCCTGCTCGAAAGGGGGGACGACGAATCGGCCGTACGGGCGCGCCGCTATGTCAACGAACTGGTTGCCGATTCCCTTCCCTCCAGGCTTGGTGCGCCGGAAATCTTCTATCCCATTTCGGTCGAAATGTTCCCCATACAGGCCCCCTCCACACTCATGCGCGTTACCGGCCAGGATACCCCGTACTTCCTTTACGCGCTCACGGGAGCGCTCGGTCTCCAGGGGATTGAAATAGAAGAGGTGGTTATCGAAACATCGGAAGGCGAGGCCACCGACGAAATAACGTTCGTCGATACGGCGGGGGGAAGCGTCATCGGAACGCGCAAACAGGACGAGATTACGTTCACCACCCTCCTGGCCAAGCAGTTCACCTATTTTCTCGCGGCCGCCCCCGATCCGTTCGAGGCGCTTGTGCGCTTCGAACTCCTGCTCGCCGATATTACCGGCCTCCCGGGACGTGAAGACTGGCGCGCCCTCATCGCGGATCCGCGGTTCATGAAAGACCTGGCGAAGCTCCTTGGCGCCAGCACCTTCCTGTGGGAGGACGTAGTGCGCCTGCAATACGAGACCGTGCTGCCGCTCCTGGGCGGAGGTCCGGACAGGGCGTTCGCATGTCCCCTGGGGCAGATCGACTCCCGTCTCGCGGAGGTCATGGACGGGCGCCGGGACTATGCGGAAAAGATCGCGGCCTTGAACGAATTCAAGGATCGCGAAATTTTCCTGATAGACCTCGACCACCTGCTTAACGCCGGCCGCGACTTCCGGTCCTTCGCCGAACATCTCACGGAACTGGCGGAAGCGGTCATTCGCGCGGCCGTGGGGGCGGCTTTTCGGGAGCTCGCCGCCCTGTACGGCGACCCGCGCACCGTTGCGGGGCTTGAAGCCCAGTACGCCGTCATGGCCCTGGGAAAGATGGGAGGAGCGGCCCTGGGCTACGCCTCGGATCTGGAACTCATGATCGTCTACAGCGACGCCGGTGAAACGAACGGCGGGACCCCCGTTCCCAACACCGAATATTTCGAGCGCATGGTACAGATGCTCGTCGCCGCCGTGCGCGCGAAAAGGGAAGGAATTTTCGAGATCGATCTCAGGCTCCGCCCCTATGGAGGAGACGGTCCCCTGGCCGTGAGCCTGGACGCCTTCTGCCGCTATTATGGCCTCCGGGGCGATGCGCGCTCCTGGGAGCGCCTTTCACTGGTCAGGATGCGCTGCATCGGGGGCGACCGGTCCTTTGGCGCCCGGCTCGAGCGGCTCAGGGACGAGTTCATTTACGGCGGGGGCTCCATCGATATCGGCGAGATTCACCGTTTGCGGGAGCGCCAGTTTAAAGAGCTCGCCGGTTTGCGCCCCAACGCGAAATACACCCCGGGGGCGCTCGCCGATCTCGAGTACGCGGTGCAGCTCCTGCAGGTGCGCTTCGGGTGGCAGAATCCCGCGCTCAGGACGCCGCGGATACACAGCGCCCTGGCGGGTCTCGCCCGGTGCGGGGTGCTCACCGCGGACGAAGGGGACGAGATTGGCGAGGCGTACGATTTTCTCCGGCGCCTCATCAACGGGCTTCGCATGCTTCGCGGAAACGCCCGCGATCTCTTCCTTCCCGCCCCGGGCTCACTGGAATACGGCCACGTGGCCCGTCGCATGGGCTATGGCTTCGCCGACGGTCTTTCTGCGGCGCAGCAGCTGCACGTTGACTTTGACACCCATACCGCGTTGGTGAGGGCCTTCATCACTCGCCATTTCGGCACGGAGGGCCTGCTCATAAGCGGGGAGGGGACGATAGCCGATCTTGTCGTCGCAGGAAGCGATTCCCCGGGGATCGATGCCGTCGCGGTTCTGGCGAGGTACGGATTCCAAAATTCAAAACGGGCGATGGAAAACCTGAAGCGCCTGTCCGGAAGAGCGGGGGATCGCGGGCGCTTCACCAGGTTATCCGTGCTCGCCGCGGATTTCATGCGGCAGTCGGCCGATCCGGACATGGCCCTGAACAATTGGGAGCGTTTCACCGAGGCCATAGGCGATCCGGCCGCTCACTTCCGCTCCATGTCGAGCCAGCCCCGTAAATTGGAGCTTCTCGCGGGCATCTTTGCCGCCAGCCAGTTCCTGGCGGACATCCTTATCGGTAACCCGGATTTTCTTGACTGGACCCTCGACCCGAACAATCTCTACCGGCCGCTTTCGAAAGATGCCCTGGTGCGCGAGCTTTCCGGCGGTCCGGGCTCAAGGGGTATCGACGACGAATGGCGCGCGCGTATTCGTCGTGTTAAACGACGCGAGATACTCCGTATAGGCACGCGGGACATCTGCCTGGGCATGCCCCTGGACGATATTGTATCGGACCTCTCGATCCTTGCCGACGCGTTCGTGGAGGCGAGCGTTGCCAGGAGCGCGAGACTGCCCGGATGGGCCCTCCGGAGCGACTATTCCGTCATTGCACTCGGTAAACTCGGCGGCGCGGAGCTCAATTACAGCTCCGATATCGATCTCCTCCTGGTTGTCGACCGGGAAGGCGAGGCGGCGGAAGAGGCCGCACTCATGGAGCGCCTGATCGATGACCTTTCGAGGCAGACCGGCGATGGGTACGCCTACCGGGTGGATATTCGATTGCGTCCGCATGGCAGCGCAGGCCCCATGGCGAGCGGCATAGGGGCGCTGGAGGAATACTACGGGCGCATCGCCTCGCTTTGGGAACTGCAGGCGCTCATCAAGGCGCGGTCCGTGGCGGGGAACGAACGGGCGGGGCGCGCATTCGTCGACCGGGTGCGGCCGATCGTGGCGGCGCGGCGGCGAGGCGAGGAGATCGCGCAAAGCATCGCCCGCATGCGCGACCTGGCCGAGCTCGGGCAGAACCGGGGGCTTTCCCACGGATTTGACGTAAAAAACGGCATCGGGGGGATACGCGACATCGAATTCGCGGTCCAGGGACTGCAGCTCGCCGCCCTGTGGGAATATCCGGAGTTGTACCAGGGGAACACGCGAAAGGCGCTGGCGCTGCTCCGGGACCGTGGACTTATAAGCGCCGGGGAGGCTGGGCAACTGGACGAGGGATATACCCTGCTGAGAAGCATTGAGCATTGTCTCCAGCTTTTTGAAGACCGGCAGGTGCACGCGCTCCCCCTCGATGCCGCCGAGTTATCCGGCCTCGCCCGGCGCGTGAGCCGGGGCGGAGAATCGGCGACCGTATTTCTTGACCGCGTGGAAAAATGCAGCAGGGGAATCCGCGATATTTATAACCGGACGCTTCACAGGATTTCAGAAGACAGGCTAGGGGCTTCCATTTAA
- a CDS encoding P-II family nitrogen regulator, whose amino-acid sequence MKYIIAIIRPHKLEDVLAELDKEEIYLKTVSEVLGCGRQKGITEVYRGVKEVGNLLRKVKIEVAVNEAYVERTVQAIKRGAREGEIGDGKIFILDLNDCIRIRTDERGGDAIG is encoded by the coding sequence ATGAAGTATATCATCGCAATCATCAGGCCCCACAAGCTCGAGGACGTGCTTGCCGAGCTTGACAAGGAAGAAATTTATTTGAAGACGGTGAGCGAGGTGCTCGGCTGCGGACGCCAGAAAGGGATCACGGAGGTGTATCGCGGCGTCAAGGAGGTCGGGAACCTCTTGCGCAAGGTGAAGATCGAGGTGGCCGTCAACGAGGCGTACGTCGAGCGCACCGTGCAGGCGATCAAGCGCGGCGCGCGCGAGGGCGAGATCGGGGACGGCAAGATTTTCATCCTCGACCTCAACGACTGCATACGCATCCGTACCGACGAACGCGGCGGCGACGCGATAGGGTGA
- a CDS encoding ammonium transporter, producing MDKIVSSDVVWVLIATALVMMMTPMLAFFYGGLVRKKNVLSVLMQCMAILCLISVQWVLFGYSISFGPDKGGFIGGLDWLGLAGVGLEPHDTYFNTVPHQLFMAFQMMFAVITPALIIGAFVERIKFSGFMLFTLLWATLVYDPLAHWVWAKDGWLASMGALDFAGGTVIHVNAGVAALVFILLLGKRHGGERHYAPHNLPFAVLGAGMLWFGWFGFNAGSAGSAGGLAVSAFVNTNTAAAAAGLTWMILDWTLNEVPTMLGVATGLVAGLVAVTPAAGYVTPLAALAIGGMAGVVCFFFVTKVKAKFGYDDSLDVFGVHGVGGIIGALATGLFATKSINAAGNDGLFYGNAHQLLVQFITTIVAVGYSAVMTFILYKVVDKLVGMRVEQRSENIGLDLTQHGETGYTLHE from the coding sequence ATGGATAAAATCGTTTCCAGCGACGTCGTATGGGTGCTTATCGCTACCGCCCTGGTTATGATGATGACGCCTATGCTTGCCTTTTTCTACGGGGGGCTTGTACGCAAGAAAAACGTGCTTTCCGTTCTCATGCAGTGCATGGCCATACTATGCCTCATATCGGTGCAGTGGGTACTCTTCGGCTACAGCATTTCGTTCGGCCCCGACAAGGGCGGATTTATCGGAGGGCTCGACTGGCTGGGCCTTGCGGGCGTGGGCCTGGAACCGCACGACACCTATTTCAACACGGTTCCCCACCAGCTTTTCATGGCTTTCCAGATGATGTTCGCGGTCATCACGCCGGCGCTGATAATCGGCGCATTCGTCGAAAGGATCAAGTTCTCGGGTTTCATGCTGTTCACCCTGCTCTGGGCGACGCTGGTGTACGATCCCCTGGCCCACTGGGTATGGGCGAAGGACGGCTGGCTGGCATCGATGGGAGCGCTTGATTTCGCGGGCGGCACGGTGATCCACGTGAACGCGGGTGTCGCGGCCCTGGTCTTCATCCTCCTGCTCGGAAAGCGGCACGGCGGTGAACGCCATTACGCGCCCCACAACCTTCCGTTCGCGGTGCTGGGAGCGGGCATGCTGTGGTTCGGATGGTTCGGCTTCAACGCGGGAAGCGCCGGATCGGCGGGCGGACTCGCCGTGTCCGCGTTCGTCAACACCAACACCGCCGCCGCCGCGGCAGGCCTCACGTGGATGATCCTGGACTGGACCCTGAATGAAGTGCCCACAATGCTCGGCGTGGCGACCGGCCTGGTCGCGGGACTCGTCGCGGTAACCCCCGCCGCCGGTTACGTCACCCCCTTGGCGGCGCTGGCCATAGGCGGGATGGCGGGAGTGGTCTGCTTCTTCTTCGTCACGAAGGTCAAGGCGAAATTCGGGTACGACGACTCCCTTGACGTATTCGGTGTTCACGGTGTGGGGGGTATTATCGGTGCCCTGGCCACGGGACTCTTCGCGACCAAGAGCATCAATGCCGCGGGAAACGACGGCCTCTTCTACGGAAACGCCCACCAGCTGTTGGTCCAATTCATCACCACGATCGTCGCCGTGGGTTACTCCGCGGTCATGACCTTCATTCTCTACAAGGTCGTCGACAAGCTCGTGGGAATGCGCGTCGAGCAGCGTTCCGAGAACATAGGGCTCGACCTCACGCAGCACGGTGAAACCGGCTATACGCTCCACGAGTAG
- a CDS encoding iron dicitrate transport regulator FecR has product MKGVTRGAGGFMFAAAALMTAALVACGPGERRGDIKVSMLVGGAEQGAAGGWTALKLNDAISAAARVRTGEDAMIDLAIFEHAGLRLLAKSEVDLTAVTGDDIHLKFDDGNILMKVGRLEKGRRLRVETPTAVASIRGTQFWGQVRKEGKAGTFAVREGSIEITMKKTSKTVTLKAGEALDYSADQAVLETRSAKVAEIEAMSQIDGIRLPASVK; this is encoded by the coding sequence ATGAAAGGCGTAACACGCGGGGCCGGGGGCTTCATGTTTGCAGCGGCGGCGTTGATGACGGCGGCGCTGGTTGCCTGCGGGCCGGGCGAACGGCGCGGGGATATCAAGGTGTCCATGCTCGTGGGGGGCGCGGAACAGGGGGCGGCGGGCGGATGGACCGCACTCAAACTGAACGACGCCATATCCGCGGCCGCCAGGGTGCGCACGGGGGAGGACGCCATGATTGACCTCGCCATTTTCGAGCACGCGGGGCTCAGGCTCCTGGCGAAGAGCGAGGTCGACCTCACCGCGGTTACGGGTGACGATATTCACCTGAAATTCGACGACGGCAATATCCTCATGAAGGTAGGCAGGCTCGAGAAGGGCCGGCGGCTCAGGGTGGAAACGCCTACCGCGGTGGCATCCATTCGCGGCACCCAGTTCTGGGGACAGGTACGCAAGGAGGGAAAAGCGGGTACCTTCGCAGTCAGGGAGGGGAGCATCGAGATTACCATGAAGAAGACATCGAAGACGGTGACGCTCAAGGCCGGTGAGGCGCTGGACTATTCCGCCGATCAGGCGGTCCTGGAAACGCGCAGCGCGAAGGTCGCGGAGATCGAGGCGATGAGCCAGATCGACGGGATCAGGCTTCCCGCGAGCGTGAAATAA
- a CDS encoding addiction module toxin, HicA family yields MTYKELLRVLENDGWYISRQRGSHRQYKHPVKKGLVTIAHHGITETIGPKMLKSILKQAQIAL; encoded by the coding sequence ATGACTTATAAGGAATTGCTGAGGGTTTTAGAAAATGACGGGTGGTATATTTCACGACAGCGAGGAAGCCATCGGCAATATAAACATCCGGTAAAAAAGGGATTGGTAACGATCGCTCATCATGGGATCACGGAAACAATAGGGCCTAAGATGCTGAAAAGCATATTGAAACAGGCACAGATAGCATTATAG
- a CDS encoding type II toxin-antitoxin system HicB family antitoxin, producing MMYRYIVIIEKTGDGYSASVPALPGCVAMADTRNETEELIYQAILFHIEGMKEAGLEIPTETNVEVETMVFA from the coding sequence ATGATGTACAGATATATCGTAATAATTGAAAAAACCGGGGATGGGTATAGCGCATCGGTCCCGGCGCTGCCCGGATGCGTGGCAATGGCCGATACGCGGAATGAAACCGAGGAGCTCATATACCAGGCGATACTATTCCATATCGAGGGGATGAAAGAGGCAGGCCTGGAAATTCCCACCGAGACTAATGTGGAAGTGGAAACGATGGTATTTGCATAA
- a CDS encoding Fic family protein yields the protein MKENHIPPFTISSAIVSRVAAISQLVGRLSVLDDVSDNLRLRKINRVRTIQGSLAIEGNTLSEEQVTAILEGKRVVALPREIQEVRNAIKAYDIFEKWDPCSKDDLLYAHRVLMTGLLDRPGTFRIGGVGVMAGEAIVHMAPPAKRVQSLMDYLIRWLQKTDLHPLIASSVFHYEFEFIHPFEDGNGRMGRLWQTLILYKWNPLFAHVPVENIVHKHQADYYEALNSSTRNGESSAFIEFMLAMILDALGPLVTPEVAPQVTPEVKKMLLIMDGELSRKQIQEKLGLKDEKHFRESYQQPAVAQGLIEMTIPGKPNSRLQKYRITPKGIACSKEKQ from the coding sequence ATGAAAGAAAACCATATCCCTCCCTTTACCATTTCCTCCGCGATCGTATCGCGTGTTGCTGCAATTTCCCAATTAGTAGGCCGCCTTTCGGTCCTGGATGATGTATCAGATAATCTGCGGTTGCGAAAAATCAACCGCGTACGAACGATACAGGGCTCTCTCGCGATAGAAGGCAATACCCTCAGCGAAGAGCAGGTCACCGCGATACTGGAAGGGAAAAGGGTAGTCGCGCTGCCTCGTGAAATTCAGGAAGTCCGCAATGCCATAAAAGCCTATGATATTTTCGAGAAATGGGATCCATGTTCGAAGGATGACCTGTTGTATGCGCACCGCGTCCTGATGACAGGGTTACTTGATCGTCCGGGAACATTTAGAATCGGCGGAGTCGGGGTGATGGCCGGAGAGGCGATTGTCCACATGGCCCCTCCCGCGAAACGTGTCCAGTCACTAATGGACTATCTAATTAGGTGGCTTCAAAAGACAGACCTGCATCCTTTGATTGCGAGTTCGGTCTTTCATTACGAGTTCGAGTTTATACATCCTTTTGAAGACGGTAACGGCAGAATGGGGCGGCTCTGGCAAACTTTGATTCTTTACAAATGGAACCCGTTGTTTGCCCATGTTCCTGTGGAGAATATAGTCCATAAGCATCAGGCCGATTACTACGAGGCTTTAAACAGCAGTACCAGAAACGGGGAATCTTCAGCATTTATTGAGTTCATGCTTGCGATGATACTGGACGCTCTCGGGCCATTGGTAACCCCCGAAGTCGCACCCCAAGTCACCCCCGAAGTCAAAAAAATGCTTCTGATTATGGATGGCGAATTGTCCCGAAAGCAGATTCAGGAAAAACTCGGATTAAAGGACGAAAAACATTTTCGCGAGAGTTATCAACAACCGGCGGTGGCCCAGGGTCTCATCGAAATGACTATTCCCGGAAAACCGAACAGCCGCCTCCAGAAATACAGAATCACCCCGAAGGGCATCGCATGCAGTAAAGAGAAGCAATAA